A genomic window from Fusarium oxysporum Fo47 chromosome VIII, complete sequence includes:
- a CDS encoding cwf21 domain-containing protein, protein MSDNVGLNTPRGSGTSGYVQRNLAQIKPRDYGAPYPKDLDSLRHKQRQPDKGILEHDRKREVEVKVFDLRDKLEEEEVDEDEIDRRCDELRQKLFAEMNSGRRGGQRKTFKQHQVHEMADAKIKESERLRKALKISADYEEGGHWKRQEERLRDALEKEEEKDGGDDRKSEPRD, encoded by the exons ATGTCTGATAACGTTGGTCTCAACACTCCCCGTGGCAGTGGCACCTCGGGCTACGTCCAACGCAACCTTGCTCAGATCAAGCCTCGCGACTACGGCGCTCCTTATCCCAAAGACCTCGATAGCTTGCGACACAAGCAACGGCAGCCAGACAAGGGGATCCTGGAGCATGACCGCAAGCGCGAGGTCGAAGTTAAGGTCTTTGACTTGAGGgacaagcttgaagaagaaga GGtcgacgaggacgagatcGATAGGCGATGCGACGAGCTCCGACAAAAACTCTTCGCCGAGATGAATTCTGGGAGGAGAGGCGGCCAAAGAAAGACATTCAAGCAACACCAGGTTCACGAGATGGCTGATGCCAAGATTAAGGAGAGCGAACGACTACGGAAAGCATTGAAGATCAGCGCAGACTATGAAGAGGGAGGTCATTGGAAGCGCCAAGAAGAGAGGCTGCGCGATGCTttggagaaagaagaagaaaaggatgGAGGTGACGATAGGAAAAGTGAACCAAGAGACTAG
- a CDS encoding guanine nucleotide-binding protein, with protein sequence MGCGMSTEEKEGKARNEEIENQLKRDKMMQRNEIKMLLLGAGESGKSTILKQMKLIHEGGYSRDERESFKEIIFSNTVQSMRVILEAMESLELPLEDQRMEYHVQTIFMQPAQIEGDVLPPEVGSAIEALWKDRGVQECFKRSREYQLNDSARYYFDNIARIAAPDYMPNDQDVLRSRVKTTGITETTFIIGDLTYRMFDVGGQRSERKKWIHCFENVTTILFLVAISEYDQLLFEDETVNRMQEALTLFDSICNSRWFIKTSIILFLNKIDRFKEKLPVSPMKNYFPDYEGGDDYAAACDYILNRFVSLNQHETKQIYTHFTCATDTTQIRFVMAAVNDIIIQENLRLCGLI encoded by the exons CAGCGAAACGAGATCAAGATGCTTCTGCTCG GTGCTGGTGAATCTGGAAAGTCCACCATCCTCAAGCAGATGAAGCTCATTCACGAGGGAGGCTACTCACGCGACGAGCGGGAATCCTTCAAGGaaatcatcttcagcaacacCGTTCAGTCAATGCGTGTTATCCTCGAGGCTATGGAGTCTCTCGAGCTTCCGCTTGAGGACCAGCGCATGGAGTACCACGTTCAGACCATCTTCATGCAACCCGCTCAGATCGAAGGCGATGTCCTCCCCCCCGAGGTTGGCAGCGCCATCGAGGCTTTGTGGAAGGATCGTGGTGTGCAAGAATGTTTCAAGCGATCTCGCGAGTACCAGCTTAACGACTCAGCCCGATA CTACTTTGACAACATTGCTCGCATTGCTGCTCCTGATTACATGCCTAACGATCAGGATGTCCTCCGATCTCGTGTCAAGACCACCGGTATTACTGAGACCACATTCATCATCGGCGACCTCACATACAGAATGTTCGACGTCGGTGGTCAAAGATCCGAGCGAAAGAAGTGGATTCACTGCTTCGAGAACGTCACCACCATTCTTTTCTTGGTTGCCATCTCCGAGTACGATCAGCTCCTCTTTGAGGATGAGACTGTCAACCGAATGCAGGAGGCTCTCACTCTCTTCGATTCCATCTGCAACTCAAGATGGTTCATCAAGACATCGATCATTCTGttcctcaacaagatcgatcgtttcaaggagaagctgcCTGTCAGCCCCATGAAGAACTACTTCCCTGACTACGAGGGCGGTGACGACTATGCCGCGGCTTGTGATTACATCCTCAACCGTTTCGTCAGCTTGAACCAGCACGAGACCAAGCAGATCTATACCCACTTCACCTGCGCAACCGATACCACTCAGATCCGCTTCGTCATGGCGGCTGTCAACG atatcatcatccaagAGAACCTGCGTCTCTGTGGTCTTATCTAA
- a CDS encoding cell proliferation protein CDC123 has product MPHVPASAEADSQGDAPELVFPPVTKDHIQNCSYDSWFPKYRSSCLKSRIIPLPPSFVEYLHEDGIVLADDDDENQDEPEEEWHASSNTSVRPQVKDADSSDDEEDEPERLPPNQRFPETHNLIKEKIAELGGSVAPKLNWSSPKDAKWISPHQNTLKCTTPNDIYLLLKSSSFVSHDLDHAFDDCTPRPPTKPYAPILVLRPFFTPHVALEFRCFVKHRTLIGITQRDLNHYAFLEQIRPQLWRKIKTFFREKLRFTFPDASFVFDVYIPENSFEKDGLGRVRLMDINPWAPRTDSLLFGWQELLEMDVKNPLYGTSSNETGADVSGDDTVTEGEEEDDDIEYRPEMSPEFRIIEKDDPAAYNFSSPQYSAHKLPKEVVDASMGGQGGLMEFAMQWKEITEGRGDGIWEQASGARQ; this is encoded by the coding sequence ATGCCTCACGTTCCCGCTTCAGCTGAAGCTGACAGCCAAGGCGATGCGCCCGAGCTCGTTTTCCCACCAGTCACTAAAGATCACATCCAAAACTGCTCCTACGACTCCTGGTTTCCCAAATACCGAAGTTCATGTCTCAAATCTCGCATCATACCGCTGCCCCCTTCTTTCGTCGAGTATCTCCATGAAGACGGTATAGTTcttgcagatgatgatgatgagaatcaAGACGAGCCTGAAGAAGAATGGCATGCATCATCCAATACATCTGTAAGGCCTCAAGTTAAGGATGCCGATTCgtcagatgatgaggaagacgagcCAGAAAGGCTCCCTCCTAACCAGAGGTTCCCGGAGACACacaatctcatcaaagagaagaTTGCAGAATTAGGTGGCTCAGTTGCGCCCAAGTTGAACTGGTCTTCACCAAAGGATGCCAAGTGGATTTCGCCTCATCAGAACACACTCAAGTGCACGACCCCAAACGACATCTACCTACTCCTTAAGTCATCTTCTTTTGTTTCTCACGACCTCGATCACGCCTTTGATGACTGCACTCCAAGACCTCCGACCAAGCCATACGCACCCATTCTTGTTCTAAGACCATTCTTCACCCCTCATGTGGCCCTCGAATTTCGATGTTTCGTCAAGCATAGAACTCTCATTGGTATCACACAGCGAGATCTCAATCATTATGCGTTCTTAGAGCAGATTCGACCTCAGCTGTGGCGCAAGATCAAGACATTCTTCCGAGAGAAACTGAGGTTCACATTTCCTGACGCCAGCTTCGTCTTTGATGTTTACATTCCAGAGAACTCCTTTGAGAAAGATGGACTTGGAAGAGTCAGGTTAATGGATATCAACCCATGGGCTCCTCGAACAGACAGTCTCCTTTTTGGCTGGcaagagcttctcgagatgGATGTTAAGAACCCCCTCTATGGAACATCAAGTAATGAGACCGGCGCGGATGTCAGCGGTGATGACACAGTCACAGAaggtgaggaggaggatgacgatatcGAGTATCGACCTGAAATGAGCCCTGAATTCAGGATAATAGAAAAGGATGACCCAGCTGCATACAACTTTAGTAGCCCCCAATACTCAGCGCACAAGCTACCAAAAGAGGTAGTCGATGCAAGCATGGGTGGCCAGGGAGGGTTGATGGAGTTTGCGATGCAGTGGAAGGAGATCACCGAGGGACGAGGAGATGGAATTTGGGAACAGGCTTCTGGTGCTAGGCAATAG